The proteins below come from a single Triticum aestivum cultivar Chinese Spring chromosome 5D, IWGSC CS RefSeq v2.1, whole genome shotgun sequence genomic window:
- the LOC123124423 gene encoding uncharacterized protein isoform X1: MAGSMGFRIHVGRRRLQILWPRSGSSVPRGSPSGRALPAQNPACGRTGSARDDVEISSDEEDSRPAPVARKLPCADAVLKRGESDGAGVATDDDDCVVLDGDPDGAVAAVEQKGAAGNDVNSDELQIVAEKGQVACRDFPHSRHLCSNLPFGTTSHEKHCTMCYCFVCDVRAPCDYWGKGLSIDDHCHATDKETKWKTLRLASKCKGLPASHPEKENAVYPAMAAVGCPSLGNRSPLQNVVNQNQQIHTSIRTALNVAPTVSAPRAFPATRAEGSTGSAHTSQVTYSVAPTVSVPRPHPAARTGRGSNNAHTSQVTYPVAAPTVSAPRPQPVAKTGRGLNNAHNAQITHPVQPTVSAPRAYPAAIAERGNAQTAQLTYQATASHHLPEPEPDQYEEYWEDTPEEYASEWSTVYVGNLPYHTDDDSLALNFQHAGVVVFSEVIYDDKTGQSRGFGYVTISTVQEAEKAVRMYHGYVSIFCSFMGASVASYAIYGSVRPLTVYITAPRQSGSPFEIFVCNLPWQVDDSWLEKLFSAHGEVVDARVVYYERRGGTRRSRGFGFVTMATEEQSYYAINSLNKQVLEGRTLRVKVSRESPQQGY, encoded by the exons ATGGCTGGATCGATGGGGTTCCGGATCCATGTCGGGCGACGACGTCTCCAGATACTGTGGCCTCGTTCGGGCTCCTCGGTGCCTCGGGGGTCCCCGTCCGGTAGAGCTCTTCCTGCCCAGAATCCTGCGTGCGGAAGGACGGGGTCGGCGCGGGACGATGTGGAgatcagctccgacgaggaggactcTCGCCCCGCCCCCGTGGCAAGGAAATTGCCTTGCGCTGATGCTGTGTTGAAGAGGGGCGAGTCGGACGGCGCCGGTGTTGCCACAGATGACGACGACTGCGTGGTTCTAGACGGCGACCCTGATGGGGCGGTTGCCGCTGTGGAACAGAAGGGGGCTGCGGGGAACGATGTCAACTCCGATGAACTGCAGATAGTTGCAGAGAAAGGCCAG GTAGCATGCAGGGACTTCCCTCACTCGCGCCATTTATGTTCTAACTTGCCCTTCGGCACTACTTCTCATGAGAAGCATTGTACCATG TGCTACTGTTTTGTGTGTGACGTCCGAGCTCCGTGCGATTATTGGGGTAAAGGTCTCTCGATTGATGATCATTGTCATGCTACTGATAAGGAAACTAAGTGGAAAACATTGAGGCTTGCGTCCAAGTGCAAAGGGCTTCCAGCATCTCATCCAGAAAAGGAAAATGCAGTGTACCCAGCAATGGCGGCAGTCGGCTGCCCTTCTCTTGGCAATCGGAGTCCTCTTCAGAATGTTGTGAATCAAAACCAGCAAATACATACTTCAATTAGAACCGCACTGAATGTAGCCCCAACTGTCAGTGCACCAAGAGCATTCCCTGCGACAAGAGCTGAAGGTAGCACAGGCAGTGCTCACACTTCTCAAGTTACTTATTCTGTAGCGCCAACTGTCAGTGTACCAAGGCCACACCCTGCGGCAAGAACTGGAAGAGGTTCAAACAACGCTCACACTTCTCAAGTTACTTATCCTGTAGCTGCTCCAACTGTCAGTGCACCAAGGCCACAGCCCGTGGCAAAAACTGGAAGAGGTTTAAACAACGCTCACAATGCACAAATTACTCACCCTGTACAGCCAACTGTCAGTGCACCAAGAGCTTACCCTGCGGCAATAGCTGAAAGAGGCAATGCTCAAACCGCTCAACTTACTTACCAGGCCACTGCCAGCCACCACCTGCCGGAGCCAGAGCCGGACCAGTATGAAGAGTACTGGGAGGACACACCAGAGGAATATGCGTCAGAGTGGTCCACAGTGTATGTCGGGAACCTACCCTACCACACTGACGACGACTCTCTCGCACTGAATTTCCAGCATGCCGGAGTCGTTGTTTTCTCAGAG GTCATTTACGATGACAAAACGGGCCAGAGCCGTGGATTTGGGTATGTCACCATAAGTACTGTTCAGGAGGCTGAGAAGGCTGTTAGAATGTACCATGGATACGTGAGTATTTTCTGTAGCTTCATGGGGGCTTCTGTAGCTTCATAC GCGATATATGGCAGTGTCAGACCTCTGACGGTATATATCACAGCTCCCCGTCAATCTGGGTCTCCGTTCGAAATCTTCGTGTGCAATCTGCCGTGGCAAGTGGACGACTCATGGTTGGAGAAGCTGTTCAGCGCGCACGGCGAAGTGGTTGATGCTAGAGTAGTCTACTATGAGCGCAGAGGAGGGACCAGGCGTTCAAGGGGATTTGGTTTTGTCACAATGGCGACGGAGGAGCAATCGTACTACGCGATCAATTCTCTCAACAAGCAG GTTCTGGAGGGACGTACCCTGCGGGTGAAGGTTTCGAGGGAGAGTCCACAACAAGGCTATTGA
- the LOC123124423 gene encoding uncharacterized protein isoform X2 has product MAGSMGFRIHVGRRRLQILWPRSGSSVPRGSPSGRALPAQNPACGRTGSARDDVEISSDEEDSRPAPVARKLPCADAVLKRGESDGAGVATDDDDCVVLDGDPDGAVAAVEQKGAAGNDVNSDELQIVAEKGQVACRDFPHSRHLCSNLPFGTTSHEKHCTMCYCFVCDVRAPCDYWGKGLSIDDHCHATDKETKWKTLRLASKCKGLPASHPEKENAVYPAMAAVGCPSLGNRSPLQNVVNQNQQIHTSIRTALNVAPTVSAPRAFPATRAEGSTGSAHTSQVTYSVAPTVSVPRPHPAARTGRGSNNAHTSQVTYPVAAPTVSAPRPQPVAKTGRGLNNAHNAQITHPVQPTVSAPRAYPAAIAERGNAQTAQLTYQATASHHLPEPEPDQYEEYWEDTPEEYASEWSTVYVGNLPYHTDDDSLALNFQHAGVVVFSEVIYDDKTGQSRGFGYVTISTVQEAEKAVRMYHGYAIYGSVRPLTVYITAPRQSGSPFEIFVCNLPWQVDDSWLEKLFSAHGEVVDARVVYYERRGGTRRSRGFGFVTMATEEQSYYAINSLNKQVLEGRTLRVKVSRESPQQGY; this is encoded by the exons ATGGCTGGATCGATGGGGTTCCGGATCCATGTCGGGCGACGACGTCTCCAGATACTGTGGCCTCGTTCGGGCTCCTCGGTGCCTCGGGGGTCCCCGTCCGGTAGAGCTCTTCCTGCCCAGAATCCTGCGTGCGGAAGGACGGGGTCGGCGCGGGACGATGTGGAgatcagctccgacgaggaggactcTCGCCCCGCCCCCGTGGCAAGGAAATTGCCTTGCGCTGATGCTGTGTTGAAGAGGGGCGAGTCGGACGGCGCCGGTGTTGCCACAGATGACGACGACTGCGTGGTTCTAGACGGCGACCCTGATGGGGCGGTTGCCGCTGTGGAACAGAAGGGGGCTGCGGGGAACGATGTCAACTCCGATGAACTGCAGATAGTTGCAGAGAAAGGCCAG GTAGCATGCAGGGACTTCCCTCACTCGCGCCATTTATGTTCTAACTTGCCCTTCGGCACTACTTCTCATGAGAAGCATTGTACCATG TGCTACTGTTTTGTGTGTGACGTCCGAGCTCCGTGCGATTATTGGGGTAAAGGTCTCTCGATTGATGATCATTGTCATGCTACTGATAAGGAAACTAAGTGGAAAACATTGAGGCTTGCGTCCAAGTGCAAAGGGCTTCCAGCATCTCATCCAGAAAAGGAAAATGCAGTGTACCCAGCAATGGCGGCAGTCGGCTGCCCTTCTCTTGGCAATCGGAGTCCTCTTCAGAATGTTGTGAATCAAAACCAGCAAATACATACTTCAATTAGAACCGCACTGAATGTAGCCCCAACTGTCAGTGCACCAAGAGCATTCCCTGCGACAAGAGCTGAAGGTAGCACAGGCAGTGCTCACACTTCTCAAGTTACTTATTCTGTAGCGCCAACTGTCAGTGTACCAAGGCCACACCCTGCGGCAAGAACTGGAAGAGGTTCAAACAACGCTCACACTTCTCAAGTTACTTATCCTGTAGCTGCTCCAACTGTCAGTGCACCAAGGCCACAGCCCGTGGCAAAAACTGGAAGAGGTTTAAACAACGCTCACAATGCACAAATTACTCACCCTGTACAGCCAACTGTCAGTGCACCAAGAGCTTACCCTGCGGCAATAGCTGAAAGAGGCAATGCTCAAACCGCTCAACTTACTTACCAGGCCACTGCCAGCCACCACCTGCCGGAGCCAGAGCCGGACCAGTATGAAGAGTACTGGGAGGACACACCAGAGGAATATGCGTCAGAGTGGTCCACAGTGTATGTCGGGAACCTACCCTACCACACTGACGACGACTCTCTCGCACTGAATTTCCAGCATGCCGGAGTCGTTGTTTTCTCAGAG GTCATTTACGATGACAAAACGGGCCAGAGCCGTGGATTTGGGTATGTCACCATAAGTACTGTTCAGGAGGCTGAGAAGGCTGTTAGAATGTACCATGGATAC GCGATATATGGCAGTGTCAGACCTCTGACGGTATATATCACAGCTCCCCGTCAATCTGGGTCTCCGTTCGAAATCTTCGTGTGCAATCTGCCGTGGCAAGTGGACGACTCATGGTTGGAGAAGCTGTTCAGCGCGCACGGCGAAGTGGTTGATGCTAGAGTAGTCTACTATGAGCGCAGAGGAGGGACCAGGCGTTCAAGGGGATTTGGTTTTGTCACAATGGCGACGGAGGAGCAATCGTACTACGCGATCAATTCTCTCAACAAGCAG GTTCTGGAGGGACGTACCCTGCGGGTGAAGGTTTCGAGGGAGAGTCCACAACAAGGCTATTGA